One genomic region from Nostoc sphaeroides encodes:
- a CDS encoding Uma2 family endonuclease: MSIKTEATIEYLYHLPDNCKAEIVNGKLVLMSPTGFLPGRAGGEIYASLRDYERLTKSGYALPDNVGFIVNLPNRGSLSPDAAFYTGKPTGGKFLNGAPIFAAEVRSENDYGDKAEKDIASKRRDYFAAGTLVVWDVDVLKEEVIRVYRASNPEEPRVYRRGQVAEAEPAIPGWTMLVDNLFV, from the coding sequence ATGAGTATTAAAACTGAAGCAACTATTGAATATTTGTACCACTTACCCGACAATTGTAAAGCAGAAATTGTCAATGGAAAATTAGTGCTGATGTCTCCAACTGGATTTTTACCAGGACGTGCAGGTGGTGAAATTTATGCAAGTCTACGGGATTATGAACGTCTAACAAAAAGTGGTTACGCTTTGCCTGATAATGTCGGTTTTATTGTCAATCTCCCTAATCGCGGTTCTTTAAGTCCTGATGCTGCGTTTTATACTGGCAAACCTACAGGTGGGAAGTTTCTTAATGGTGCGCCTATATTTGCTGCTGAGGTAAGAAGTGAAAATGATTATGGTGATAAGGCTGAGAAAGATATTGCTAGTAAACGCCGTGATTATTTTGCGGCTGGTACGCTGGTAGTTTGGGACGTAGATGTACTTAAAGAGGAAGTTATTAGAGTATATCGTGCTAGTAATCCTGAAGAACCACGAGTTTATCGCCGTGGGCAGGTGGCTGAAGCTGAACCCGCAATACCAGGATGGACTATGTTAGTGGATAATTTGTTTGTTTAG
- a CDS encoding DNA phosphorothioation-associated protein 4: MAANRIRVAKDKAELVKSLVASKDTTGPFQTYVEVMVFAAALGVKNKKRVPLGETTKREPSPIPQENFASLGYDLIIKLLGVNETQDINILSSREEQDEDKRTQIFEEYANAGLEILQNELRGSVDYSERILLVLISERGTKEQLEEEFDLSKFLN, encoded by the coding sequence ATGGCTGCAAACAGAATCAGGGTTGCTAAAGATAAGGCTGAGTTGGTGAAATCTCTAGTCGCATCAAAAGACACAACTGGGCCTTTTCAAACTTATGTGGAAGTAATGGTGTTTGCAGCAGCATTGGGCGTTAAAAATAAAAAGCGCGTTCCTTTGGGGGAAACTACAAAAAGAGAACCATCTCCAATTCCCCAAGAAAATTTTGCTTCATTGGGATATGATCTAATCATTAAATTATTAGGAGTTAATGAAACTCAAGATATCAACATACTCTCATCTAGAGAGGAACAAGATGAAGATAAACGTACTCAAATATTTGAAGAGTATGCTAACGCAGGACTAGAAATTTTACAAAATGAGTTACGTGGTTCTGTTGACTATTCAGAACGAATTCTATTAGTTCTGATTTCTGAAAGAGGAACAAAAGAACAGCTAGAAGAAGAATTTGACCTCAGTAAATTCTTAAATTGA
- a CDS encoding HNH endonuclease, with protein sequence MKNITYYCQRFAELNVSSSRKRGNAQYKPILLLSVIDLIARGVITTNEIPVSDELVQTFERYWNVIGSPSYKGGLHYPFFHLQNEGFWYLKFKPEFNGLQPKTINKLKEAVEYAYLDSQLFNFLQDEFCRKELIDALVAAFFSDNENDIESILQINQTFQDDAVDIEKIIETGNLETNPRWGLKRAVIRNAFFRTAIIHIYDYRCAFCGLKVTKKVNQNIVDGAHIKPFSQFYDSRIHNGIALCKNHHWAFDRGWFAVDEQYKIIVSNDLEEVSPHAKPMKDFDGETILLPNTEQHFPELEALQWHRQNIFQA encoded by the coding sequence ATGAAAAATATAACATATTATTGTCAACGATTTGCAGAATTAAATGTGAGTAGTAGCCGGAAGCGTGGTAATGCTCAATATAAACCAATATTACTTTTATCTGTAATTGATTTAATTGCGCGAGGTGTCATTACTACTAATGAGATTCCAGTTTCAGACGAATTAGTTCAAACATTTGAGAGGTATTGGAATGTAATCGGTTCTCCATCTTACAAAGGTGGTTTACACTATCCTTTCTTTCATCTGCAAAATGAAGGCTTTTGGTACTTGAAATTTAAGCCTGAATTTAATGGGTTACAGCCAAAAACAATTAACAAACTAAAAGAAGCTGTTGAATATGCATATCTAGACAGTCAATTATTTAACTTTTTGCAAGATGAATTTTGCAGAAAAGAACTAATTGACGCACTTGTGGCAGCTTTCTTTTCTGATAATGAAAATGATATAGAGTCTATTTTACAAATAAATCAAACTTTTCAAGATGACGCGGTAGATATAGAAAAAATAATTGAAACAGGAAATTTAGAGACTAATCCCAGGTGGGGCTTGAAACGAGCAGTGATTAGAAATGCTTTCTTTAGGACAGCAATTATACATATTTATGATTACAGATGTGCCTTTTGTGGACTAAAAGTAACTAAAAAAGTAAATCAAAACATTGTAGATGGCGCACACATCAAGCCATTTTCACAATTCTATGACAGTAGAATTCATAATGGAATAGCTCTTTGTAAAAATCATCATTGGGCATTTGATAGGGGTTGGTTTGCTGTAGATGAACAATACAAAATTATAGTTAGTAATGATTTGGAAGAAGTATCTCCCCATGCTAAACCTATGAAAGATTTTGATGGTGAAACAATACTTCTACCAAATACAGAGCAACATTTTCCAGAACTGGAAGCGCTGCAATGGCATCGCCAAAATATATTTCAAGCATAA
- a CDS encoding DGQHR domain-containing protein — MKDSASDPTADIAREYLERENKEKQVLALLLEKFLGRKDQILVQKTEMGGTEAYVSSVTLEWFAGRVHFASGLPLFQKKYNPETDNVEIDADSIDEIQQRPLDWSRQAPLVQYLAARHNHKFPPVLVVINQPWVDNPKAAEWDSEGRATKSTTDFIPLDKDAKVGLLNISEDDVTIYALDGQHRLMGVQGLMELIKTRKLQRYKKDKGADDSFITVNDLIEKYQVDLAYLQNLPKEKIGIEFICAVAAGETRTQARRRVRSIFVHVNLMAAPLTKGQLTQLNEDDGFAIVARKIAVTHPLLEQRQERNPRVNWNSATVASNSTVLTTLQALQDMSERYLAQKFPHWKPLEKGLIPMRPEDEELEQGIEEFRKLFDSLASLSSYKILEHEDTPALRRFSFEKDGGEGNMLFRPVAQVALAQALGILVFKKGFSLADIFKKLRKFDQQGGFSGMEYPQSLWYGILYDPNKKRVQVAGRDLAAKLLIYILGGIQEQMERAELRKALADARTVENQTIGFDGKFVEPKAVGLPPIL, encoded by the coding sequence ATGAAAGATAGTGCATCTGACCCAACGGCTGACATTGCTAGAGAGTACCTGGAACGAGAAAACAAGGAAAAACAGGTACTAGCTTTACTCCTAGAGAAGTTTTTAGGGAGAAAAGATCAGATTCTCGTTCAAAAAACCGAGATGGGTGGTACTGAGGCTTATGTTAGCTCTGTTACCTTGGAATGGTTCGCAGGTCGGGTTCACTTCGCCTCTGGCTTACCTCTGTTTCAAAAAAAGTATAATCCTGAGACTGATAATGTCGAAATTGACGCGGATAGTATTGATGAAATTCAGCAGCGTCCCCTTGATTGGTCACGTCAAGCGCCGCTAGTGCAGTATTTAGCGGCTCGACACAACCATAAGTTTCCGCCAGTGCTGGTAGTAATTAATCAACCGTGGGTGGATAATCCCAAAGCTGCTGAGTGGGATAGCGAAGGACGCGCCACAAAGTCTACTACTGATTTTATACCCTTAGATAAAGACGCTAAAGTAGGTCTGCTAAATATTTCTGAGGATGATGTAACCATTTATGCACTAGATGGTCAACACCGATTAATGGGTGTACAGGGGTTGATGGAGTTAATCAAAACTCGCAAACTCCAACGCTATAAAAAAGATAAAGGTGCTGATGACAGTTTTATTACAGTCAATGATTTGATAGAAAAATACCAAGTAGACCTTGCTTACTTGCAAAATTTACCCAAGGAAAAAATTGGTATTGAGTTCATCTGTGCGGTAGCGGCTGGGGAAACTCGCACCCAGGCGAGGCGAAGGGTAAGATCGATTTTTGTTCATGTTAATCTGATGGCTGCACCGTTGACTAAAGGTCAGCTAACACAGTTGAATGAAGATGATGGTTTTGCGATCGTTGCTAGAAAAATTGCAGTTACACATCCACTATTAGAACAACGACAAGAGCGCAATCCCCGTGTTAATTGGAATAGTGCAACAGTCGCTTCAAATTCTACAGTTTTGACGACTTTGCAAGCTCTGCAAGATATGTCTGAGCGCTATTTGGCTCAAAAGTTCCCTCACTGGAAACCCTTGGAGAAAGGTCTAATTCCCATGCGTCCAGAGGATGAAGAACTTGAGCAGGGAATTGAAGAATTTAGAAAGCTATTTGATTCTTTAGCTAGTCTTTCTAGTTATAAAATTTTAGAACACGAGGATACACCAGCTTTACGGCGCTTCAGCTTTGAGAAGGATGGAGGTGAAGGAAATATGCTTTTCCGTCCAGTTGCTCAAGTTGCATTAGCGCAAGCTTTGGGAATTTTAGTTTTTAAAAAAGGTTTTTCCTTAGCAGATATTTTTAAGAAACTGCGGAAGTTTGACCAGCAAGGCGGCTTTAGTGGTATGGAATATCCCCAATCTCTTTGGTATGGGATTTTGTATGACCCAAATAAAAAGCGAGTGCAGGTTGCTGGACGAGATTTGGCGGCGAAGTTATTAATTTACATCCTGGGTGGAATTCAGGAACAGATGGAACGTGCTGAACTTCGTAAAGCTTTGGCGGATGCTAGGACTGTGGAAAATCAAACAATAGGTTTTGATGGTAAGTTTGTTGAACCGAAAGCGGTAGGACTTCCACCGATTTTGTAA
- the dndC gene encoding DNA phosphorothioation system sulfurtransferase DndC, whose protein sequence is MTTAQQAENKNQQTRTVAELVDYIQALTTEIQELYCLDEIPWVVGYSGGKDSTATLQLIWNAIAALPVEKRKKTIHVITTDTLVENPVVSVWVRKSLERMKVAAQEQKMPIEPHLLHPEIKETFWVSLIGKGYPTPRGKFRWCTDRLKIHPSNHFIRDVVRVNGEVILVLGTRKAESIKRAISMEKHQAGSLKDRLVSETSSPTSLLYHSASLPNSLIYSPIEDWRTDEVWIYLNQWQNPWEYSNKDLFTMYRGATADNECPLVVDTSTASCGDSRFGCWVCTIVSKDKSMEAMIQNDEEKEWMQPLLDIRNELDNRDDRDKRDFRRIWGEVQLFERHVDGETSIEPIHGPYTKYWREHWLRRLLEAQTKTRRTAPENMRDITLITLEEMSEIRRIWLEEKHEFDDSLPRIYQEVTGEEFQDPRPGADYSLLGRDEWIVLEEICEGDAMHLELMAKLLDTERQYRKKTRRVGIYDTLEKCFNTSSRSPEDAIKNARLKRELSEAVSQGDVAKVKQMTLGDVPAINEVDEGESDEQVTWASMKFKKEILE, encoded by the coding sequence ATGACTACAGCACAACAAGCAGAAAATAAAAACCAGCAAACACGTACTGTAGCAGAGTTAGTGGACTATATCCAAGCTCTCACGACTGAAATTCAAGAATTGTATTGTTTAGATGAGATACCTTGGGTGGTGGGCTATTCGGGCGGAAAAGATAGTACTGCTACCTTACAGCTTATCTGGAATGCGATCGCAGCACTACCAGTTGAAAAGCGAAAAAAGACTATTCATGTTATTACAACTGACACACTAGTAGAAAACCCTGTAGTCTCTGTTTGGGTACGCAAATCCTTAGAAAGGATGAAAGTTGCTGCTCAAGAACAGAAAATGCCCATTGAGCCACATTTATTACACCCAGAAATCAAAGAGACATTCTGGGTAAGCTTGATTGGTAAAGGTTATCCAACGCCGCGAGGAAAATTTCGTTGGTGTACAGACCGTCTGAAAATTCATCCTTCTAATCACTTTATCCGTGATGTGGTTAGAGTAAATGGGGAAGTTATTCTTGTTTTAGGTACGCGCAAGGCTGAAAGTATCAAACGTGCTATCTCAATGGAGAAACATCAAGCAGGTAGCCTAAAAGACCGCCTCGTTTCTGAGACAAGTTCACCGACATCTCTGCTTTACCATAGTGCAAGCTTGCCTAATTCTTTAATTTATAGCCCTATCGAAGATTGGCGTACTGATGAAGTTTGGATTTATTTAAATCAGTGGCAAAATCCTTGGGAATATAGCAATAAAGACTTGTTCACCATGTATCGAGGTGCTACAGCAGATAATGAATGTCCTTTAGTTGTTGATACTTCTACTGCTAGCTGTGGTGATTCTCGATTTGGCTGTTGGGTTTGCACAATTGTTAGTAAGGATAAATCAATGGAGGCAATGATTCAAAATGATGAAGAAAAAGAATGGATGCAGCCTCTATTAGATATCCGCAATGAATTAGATAATAGAGATGACCGCGATAAAAGAGACTTCCGTCGCATCTGGGGAGAAGTTCAACTTTTTGAACGTCATGTAGATGGTGAAACTTCTATTGAACCAATTCATGGCCCCTATACTAAATATTGGCGGGAACATTGGCTAAGACGATTATTAGAAGCGCAAACAAAAACCCGTCGGACAGCGCCAGAAAATATGCGCGATATCACCCTAATTACTCTAGAAGAAATGAGCGAAATTCGCCGCATTTGGCTAGAAGAAAAACACGAATTTGATGATAGCTTACCCCGGATTTATCAAGAAGTGACTGGCGAAGAATTTCAAGACCCCCGTCCTGGTGCTGACTATAGCCTACTAGGCCGTGATGAATGGATAGTATTAGAAGAAATCTGTGAGGGTGACGCGATGCACCTGGAACTCATGGCGAAATTGTTAGACACAGAACGCCAGTATCGCAAAAAGACTCGTCGCGTGGGAATATACGACACCCTCGAAAAATGTTTTAATACGAGTTCCCGTTCCCCTGAAGATGCAATTAAAAATGCTCGTTTGAAACGCGAATTAAGCGAAGCAGTTAGTCAAGGTGATGTTGCAAAAGTCAAGCAGATGACTTTAGGCGATGTTCCAGCAATCAATGAAGTAGATGAAGGTGAAAGTGATGAGCAGGTAACTTGGGCAAGTATGAAATTTAAAAAGGAAATTTTAGAATAA
- a CDS encoding Uma2 family endonuclease, giving the protein MIQAIHKLVTFQDFAAWRPDGGRYELHDGVIVEMAQPVGENEDVVGFLALNISIEIGRQKLQYFIPKTVLVKPFEGESAYSPDILIINRPNLVNETLWKKESTVSQATSIPLVIEVVSTNWRDDYYKKLADYEAIGIPEYWIIDYAAYGARKFIGNPKLPTISIYLLIDGEYQVTQFRGDTHIVSPTFPELNLTAEQIFQAGGVQI; this is encoded by the coding sequence ATGATTCAAGCCATACACAAATTAGTAACTTTTCAAGATTTTGCAGCTTGGCGGCCTGATGGTGGAAGATACGAATTACATGATGGCGTGATTGTTGAAATGGCTCAACCAGTGGGAGAGAATGAGGATGTTGTTGGTTTTTTGGCGCTAAATATATCTATCGAAATTGGGCGACAAAAACTTCAATACTTCATTCCAAAAACTGTATTAGTCAAGCCATTTGAAGGTGAATCAGCTTATTCACCAGATATCTTAATAATCAATCGACCAAATTTAGTGAATGAGACTTTATGGAAAAAAGAATCAACTGTATCTCAAGCTACATCTATTCCCTTAGTTATTGAAGTGGTTAGTACTAATTGGCGGGATGATTACTATAAAAAATTAGCTGATTATGAAGCTATAGGTATTCCCGAATATTGGATCATAGATTATGCGGCTTATGGCGCCAGGAAGTTTATTGGTAATCCTAAACTGCCTACTATATCCATTTATCTATTAATCGATGGTGAGTACCAAGTTACTCAATTTAGAGGCGATACCCATATTGTCTCTCCTACTTTCCCAGAATTGAATTTAACCGCCGAACAGATTTTTCAAGCTGGAGGTGTGCAAATCTAG
- the dndD gene encoding DNA sulfur modification protein DndD: MIFLELVLQNFGPYTGKQVINLNPKTDEENSRPIILLGGMNGGGKTTLMDAIRLALYGARAQCSTRGNLSYNDFLNQCVNNKIDPVLDTRIELLFEHIENDKPIKYRVVRSWTKNPKDGKDTLGILGDSDTWPDALVNIWDEYIENLLPLGISNLFLFDGEQVKELAEQEIPPPIVVEAIRGLFGLELADRLAVDLDILVNRKRKEFADTKDLANLEEIEKRLTQQQEDYQETEQNLENIKNQLEELEVKQQEAFDKFISEGGKIAAERNQLELQQKGKTAEVEEVRQLMCELAADVLPLALIPNLLSQVQTQGEQEFRHRQIQISKDLLIERDQRLLSWLSKVEISLTQVEKIQSFLVEDVDNLYAKSLQMEAPWLLADDETLSQLDNLIYHLQNSQLSAKEKLALIKNKEEEILTLERQVQTAAAPEDYTKLRQALEAAQNEVVEAKANYETIRRRLAELETIIAKSKKELSEYTVENIKHKNNEHIITSAAKVQETLKIFREKLTLRKLNKLEEEVKNCFLYLLHKSDLVHRIAIDTNTFGLSLYDFNGKLVPKHRLSAGEKQLLAIAFLWGLAKVSGHRLPVAIDTPLGRLDSSHRSNLVERYFPSASHQVILLSTDTEIGKKEVETLRENEAIAREYLLKYDSSTRQTTVIENQYFW, translated from the coding sequence ATGATATTTCTTGAACTCGTTCTACAAAACTTTGGCCCTTACACTGGTAAACAGGTAATCAATCTTAATCCAAAAACTGATGAGGAAAACTCGCGTCCAATTATCTTATTAGGTGGGATGAATGGCGGCGGAAAAACCACCCTTATGGATGCCATTCGTCTCGCCCTTTATGGCGCTCGTGCCCAATGTTCTACCCGTGGTAATTTAAGTTATAACGATTTTCTCAATCAATGTGTTAACAACAAAATAGATCCAGTTCTAGATACCCGGATTGAATTACTTTTTGAACATATTGAAAACGATAAGCCAATAAAATACCGTGTTGTCCGTAGTTGGACAAAAAATCCTAAAGACGGTAAAGATACATTAGGTATTTTAGGTGACAGTGATACCTGGCCTGATGCTTTAGTTAATATCTGGGATGAGTATATAGAAAATCTCCTACCTTTAGGAATTTCTAATTTATTTCTTTTTGATGGTGAACAGGTTAAAGAACTTGCAGAACAGGAAATACCACCACCGATTGTTGTTGAAGCTATTCGTGGACTTTTTGGGCTAGAGTTAGCAGATCGTTTAGCAGTTGATTTAGATATTTTAGTCAACCGGAAACGCAAAGAATTTGCTGATACTAAAGATTTAGCGAATCTAGAAGAAATTGAAAAAAGATTGACGCAACAGCAAGAAGATTATCAAGAAACTGAACAGAATTTAGAAAATATCAAAAATCAGCTAGAAGAATTGGAAGTAAAGCAGCAAGAAGCTTTTGATAAATTTATTTCTGAAGGTGGTAAAATTGCGGCAGAACGCAATCAACTAGAACTACAACAGAAAGGGAAAACTGCGGAAGTTGAAGAAGTGCGTCAGTTAATGTGTGAATTAGCTGCTGATGTTTTACCCTTAGCATTAATTCCCAATTTACTTAGTCAAGTGCAAACGCAGGGAGAACAAGAATTTCGCCATCGACAGATCCAAATTTCCAAAGATTTGTTAATTGAGAGAGATCAGCGTTTACTCAGTTGGCTAAGTAAGGTAGAAATTTCTTTAACACAAGTTGAAAAAATTCAATCATTTCTAGTCGAAGATGTAGATAATCTATATGCAAAAAGTCTTCAAATGGAAGCCCCTTGGCTATTAGCTGATGATGAAACGTTAAGTCAGCTAGATAATCTCATTTATCACTTGCAAAATTCTCAACTTTCTGCAAAAGAAAAATTAGCTCTGATTAAAAATAAAGAAGAAGAAATCCTGACGCTGGAAAGACAAGTGCAAACAGCAGCAGCACCAGAAGATTATACAAAGCTGCGTCAGGCATTAGAAGCGGCACAAAATGAAGTTGTTGAAGCTAAAGCAAATTACGAAACAATTCGCCGCCGTTTAGCTGAATTAGAAACTATTATTGCCAAGTCTAAAAAAGAATTAAGTGAATACACTGTAGAAAATATTAAACATAAAAATAACGAACATATTATTACCTCTGCGGCTAAAGTTCAAGAAACACTCAAGATTTTTCGGGAAAAATTAACCTTGAGAAAGCTGAATAAATTAGAGGAAGAAGTTAAGAATTGCTTCCTTTATCTGCTGCACAAATCAGATTTAGTGCATCGTATCGCCATTGATACCAATACTTTTGGGCTTTCGTTGTATGATTTCAATGGTAAACTAGTCCCTAAACATCGCCTCTCGGCTGGTGAAAAACAACTACTAGCGATCGCATTCCTCTGGGGTTTAGCCAAAGTCTCTGGACACCGCCTACCAGTAGCAATCGATACGCCACTAGGTAGACTAGACTCCTCTCACCGCAGCAACTTAGTTGAACGTTACTTTCCATCCGCCAGCCATCAAGTAATTTTGTTATCTACGGATACTGAGATTGGCAAAAAAGAAGTAGAAACACTGCGAGAAAACGAAGCGATCGCCCGCGAATACCTGCTCAAATACGACTCCTCAACGCGCCAAACAACAGTGATAGAAAATCAATATTTTTGGTAG
- a CDS encoding type II toxin-antitoxin system PemK/MazF family toxin, whose amino-acid sequence MSIERRQIYFVNLNPVLGREQAGTRPVLVLSIDAINQLPLVVTVIVGTKGTNIKRDYPTNIRVSPGDSGLLIETVF is encoded by the coding sequence GTGAGCATCGAGAGAAGACAAATTTATTTTGTCAATCTTAATCCGGTGCTGGGTCGAGAACAGGCAGGAACAAGACCAGTTTTAGTGTTATCTATAGACGCTATCAATCAATTACCTTTGGTTGTGACTGTAATTGTCGGTACGAAAGGAACAAATATTAAGCGTGATTATCCAACTAATATACGAGTCTCGCCAGGTGACAGTGGATTGCTTATAGAAACAGTGTTTTGA
- the dndE gene encoding DNA sulfur modification protein DndE: MESPIERIKLSQTAKDQLTKLKRSTKIDQWNILCRWAFCRSLAESTTPSPVPIPQDSNVEMSWRVFGGEMSDILLLALKQRCHNDGYPTDKETLATQFRLHLHRGIGYLAGDPNIKKIEDLIELAVKN, encoded by the coding sequence ATGGAATCACCAATCGAAAGAATTAAACTCTCTCAAACAGCCAAAGACCAACTTACCAAACTTAAGCGCAGCACTAAAATTGACCAATGGAATATCCTATGCCGTTGGGCGTTTTGTCGTTCCCTCGCAGAATCAACCACACCCTCCCCCGTCCCAATCCCCCAAGATAGCAACGTCGAAATGAGTTGGCGCGTCTTTGGTGGCGAAATGTCTGATATACTCCTTCTCGCCCTCAAGCAACGCTGTCACAATGACGGTTATCCCACCGACAAAGAAACCCTCGCCACCCAATTCCGCTTACATTTGCATCGCGGTATTGGTTACTTAGCGGGCGATCCAAATATCAAGAAAATTGAAGATTTAATTGAACTGGCGGTTAAAAATTGA
- a CDS encoding DNA phosphorothioation-associated putative methyltransferase, giving the protein MPEALEIERHRAAIARTDISRPVRLAIEGSILNQDTTFFDYGCGYGGDVQRVANLGYTSAGWDPYYYPDIPRTPADVVNLGYVLNVIEDAEERRQSLIQAWELTGKVLIVAAQILINAPSKTQLAYNDGIVTRRNTFQKYYEQQELKTYIDEVLNVDAVPIALGVYFVFRDEAQKESYKAIRFFSATSTPRVRIPIKRFEDYQQQLQPLMAFFTKRGRLPVKGELENEQELLSEFGNFRRAFGVVLQATDEAEWDAIAYRRSLDIQVYLALTHFDKRPAWQKLAPEMRHDIKAFFSSYEEACQVADQKLFSLGKPGVIQTACEKSKIGKHTRGAIYVHVSALAALDPVLRICEGCASRTIGRVDEATLIKYHTDKPQISYLSYPEFDTDPHPALKASIGIDLKTLFVTHRDYEARSNPPILHRKETFVTSNYPRYEEFAKLSQQEQELGLLNQKSDIGTREGWEKCLAAHRVEIRGHQVYPIHES; this is encoded by the coding sequence ATGCCTGAAGCGCTAGAAATTGAGCGTCATAGAGCTGCGATCGCTCGCACTGATATATCTCGCCCCGTGCGATTGGCTATAGAAGGGTCAATCCTCAATCAAGACACCACTTTTTTTGATTACGGTTGCGGCTATGGTGGTGATGTGCAACGGGTAGCAAACTTAGGTTACACCAGTGCAGGTTGGGATCCTTACTATTATCCCGATATCCCACGCACCCCCGCCGATGTGGTTAACCTGGGTTATGTCCTCAACGTCATCGAAGACGCAGAGGAACGCCGTCAAAGCCTAATCCAAGCTTGGGAACTCACCGGGAAAGTTTTAATTGTCGCGGCTCAAATACTCATTAACGCTCCCAGCAAAACCCAACTTGCTTACAATGATGGCATTGTGACGCGCCGCAATACGTTTCAGAAATATTACGAACAACAAGAACTCAAAACTTATATTGATGAAGTCCTAAATGTCGATGCAGTACCCATCGCACTAGGCGTATACTTTGTTTTTCGAGATGAAGCCCAAAAAGAAAGCTACAAAGCTATCCGCTTCTTTTCTGCGACTTCTACACCGCGAGTCCGCATCCCCATAAAGCGGTTTGAAGACTATCAACAACAGCTGCAACCATTAATGGCTTTTTTTACCAAGCGCGGTAGATTACCTGTAAAAGGCGAATTGGAAAATGAACAGGAATTACTGAGCGAATTTGGTAACTTTCGCCGCGCCTTTGGTGTAGTTTTGCAAGCTACTGATGAGGCTGAATGGGATGCGATCGCTTATCGTCGTTCTCTTGATATCCAAGTTTATCTCGCCCTCACCCACTTTGATAAACGCCCTGCATGGCAAAAGCTAGCGCCAGAAATGCGCCACGATATCAAAGCCTTTTTTAGTAGTTATGAAGAAGCTTGTCAAGTAGCCGATCAAAAACTTTTCAGCTTAGGTAAACCTGGGGTGATTCAAACTGCTTGTGAAAAAAGCAAAATTGGTAAACATACACGCGGTGCTATTTACGTCCATGTTTCCGCACTAGCAGCACTTGATCCCGTGCTGCGAATTTGTGAAGGTTGCGCTAGCCGTACCATTGGGCGTGTCGATGAAGCCACATTAATTAAATATCACACTGATAAGCCGCAAATATCCTATCTGTCTTACCCCGAATTCGATACTGATCCCCACCCGGCGTTAAAAGCCAGCATCGGTATTGATTTAAAAACCCTTTTCGTCACTCATCGAGACTACGAAGCTAGGTCAAATCCGCCGATTTTGCACCGAAAGGAAACATTTGTTACCAGCAACTACCCACGCTACGAAGAATTTGCTAAACTCAGCCAACAAGAACAGGAATTAGGGCTGCTTAACCAAAAAAGCGACATTGGTACGCGTGAAGGTTGGGAAAAATGCCTTGCTGCACACAGAGTAGAAATCAGGGGGCATCAGGTTTATCCAATTCACGAAAGTTAA